One segment of Polaribacter huanghezhanensis DNA contains the following:
- the folE gene encoding GTP cyclohydrolase I FolE, which yields MFEVNSKMNDERVEEIGENHVGTSAKTPLRDDAFVLSNEEKIKRIQESVKDILQTLGMDLTDDSLQGTPKRVAKAFVNELFMGLNPANKPAASTFDNNYNYGEMLVEKNIVVYSTCEHHLLPIIGRAHVAYISDGKVIGLSKMNRIVEYYAKRPQVQERLTMQVVQAMQEALGTDDVACVIDAKHLCVNSRGIKDIESSTITAEFGGKFKNKDTKQEFLDYLKMDTDFKNI from the coding sequence ATGTTTGAAGTGAATAGCAAAATGAATGACGAAAGAGTTGAAGAAATAGGAGAGAACCACGTTGGTACATCGGCAAAAACGCCATTACGAGACGATGCGTTTGTTCTTTCTAACGAAGAAAAAATTAAGAGGATCCAGGAAAGTGTAAAAGATATTTTACAAACTTTGGGAATGGATTTAACAGATGATAGTTTACAAGGAACTCCAAAAAGAGTTGCCAAAGCTTTTGTAAATGAATTGTTTATGGGATTAAATCCTGCAAATAAACCAGCAGCATCTACATTTGATAATAATTACAATTATGGAGAAATGTTAGTAGAGAAGAATATCGTTGTGTATTCTACTTGCGAGCATCATTTATTGCCAATTATTGGTAGAGCACATGTTGCTTATATCTCTGACGGAAAAGTAATTGGTTTGTCAAAAATGAATAGAATTGTGGAGTATTATGCAAAGAGACCTCAAGTTCAAGAACGTTTAACTATGCAAGTTGTACAAGCAATGCAAGAAGCTTTAGGTACAGATGATGTTGCTTGTGTAATTGACGCAAAACATTTGTGTGTAAATTCTCGTGGAATTAAAGATATAGAAAGTAGTACAATTACTGCAGAGTTTGGTGGAAAGTTTAAAAATAAAGATACGAAACAAGAATTTTTAGATTACTTAAAAATGGATACAGATTTTAAGAATATTTAA
- the hisS gene encoding histidine--tRNA ligase has protein sequence MKPSIPKGTRDFSPTEIANRNYIFNTIKAAFETFGFQPIETPSFENSSTLMGKYGEEGDRLIFKILNSGDYLSKVDEKLLSGKDSTKLTPQISEKALRYDLTVPFARYVVQHQNEITFPFKRYQIQPVWRADRPQKGRFREFYQCDADVVGSKSLWQEVEFIQLYDSVFNTLGLAGTTIKINNRKILSGIAEVIGAKDKLIDFTVALDKLDKIGKDGVVKEMISKGITENAIEKVSPLFDFSGSNTAKISSLEAMLQTSEEGMKGVEELRFVCNSIEELGLQSATLEVDVTLARGLNYYTGAIFEVAAPKEVKMGSIGGGGRYDDLTGIFGLPDVSGVGISFGLDRIYLVLEELGLFKAVELPKPKVIFLNFDATTDLLKMKAISELRKNNIKSEFYPDLGESNKQQKRQWKYVTNRALEFVVSEVDNDVFTLKNMNSGEQTTCSLSELIEKLK, from the coding sequence ATGAAACCAAGTATCCCAAAAGGAACAAGAGATTTTTCGCCAACAGAAATAGCCAATCGTAATTATATTTTTAATACGATAAAAGCTGCTTTTGAAACCTTCGGATTTCAACCAATAGAAACGCCTAGTTTTGAAAATTCTTCTACCTTGATGGGAAAATACGGAGAAGAAGGTGATCGTTTGATTTTTAAAATTCTGAATTCTGGGGATTATTTATCTAAAGTTGATGAAAAATTATTATCAGGAAAAGACAGTACGAAGTTAACTCCACAAATCTCCGAAAAAGCACTTCGATACGATTTAACAGTTCCTTTTGCAAGATACGTTGTTCAACACCAAAACGAAATTACATTTCCGTTTAAACGCTATCAAATTCAGCCAGTTTGGAGAGCAGATCGTCCGCAAAAAGGACGTTTTAGAGAGTTTTATCAATGTGATGCAGATGTTGTTGGAAGCAAATCTTTATGGCAAGAAGTTGAGTTTATTCAGTTGTACGACTCTGTTTTTAATACGTTAGGATTAGCAGGAACAACGATCAAAATCAATAATAGAAAAATATTATCTGGAATTGCAGAAGTGATTGGCGCAAAAGACAAATTAATCGATTTTACAGTTGCGTTAGATAAGTTAGATAAAATTGGAAAAGATGGCGTTGTAAAAGAAATGATCTCGAAAGGAATTACAGAAAACGCGATTGAAAAAGTAAGTCCGTTGTTTGATTTTTCTGGTTCAAATACAGCTAAAATAAGTTCATTAGAAGCGATGTTACAAACTTCTGAAGAAGGAATGAAAGGCGTTGAAGAATTGCGATTTGTGTGTAATTCTATTGAAGAATTAGGATTGCAATCGGCGACTTTAGAAGTTGATGTTACTTTAGCAAGGGGATTGAATTATTACACGGGAGCAATTTTTGAAGTTGCTGCACCGAAAGAAGTAAAAATGGGTTCGATTGGCGGCGGCGGAAGATATGATGATTTAACAGGAATCTTTGGATTGCCAGATGTTTCTGGAGTTGGAATTTCGTTTGGATTAGACAGAATCTATTTAGTATTAGAAGAATTAGGTTTGTTTAAAGCTGTTGAATTGCCAAAGCCAAAAGTAATTTTCTTAAATTTTGATGCGACAACAGATCTTCTTAAAATGAAAGCGATTTCTGAATTGAGAAAAAACAATATTAAATCAGAATTTTATCCTGATTTAGGTGAAAGTAATAAACAACAAAAACGACAATGGAAATACGTTACCAATAGAGCACTAGAATTTGTAGTTTCTGAAGTTGACAATGATGTTTTTACGTTAAAGAATATGAATTCTGGAGAACAAACAACATGTTCATTATCAGAATTGATAGAGAAATTAAAGTAA
- a CDS encoding YihY/virulence factor BrkB family protein, whose amino-acid sequence MTKEIEDKLEQVPIINILVRFGKKIKIPGLQGMSLYDLLEMYILGIVKGALTTRAGGIAYSFFMAIFPFLLFVLTLIPYISINGFQDGLMSLISEVLPPKTFEASQLVIQDILVNQKAGLLSFGFLASIFLMTNGVNAIFGAFEYSYHVKEVRSVVRAYIISLGVSLVMVFFLVVTVALIIFYQIGLDKLIARGWLDNDIFWLQIGKGFLFIAMVFTIVSMLYHFGTKSGKHSNFFSPGAIFTTILSIFTFYLFSIYVTEFSKYNELYGSIGTLLISMLFVWLNAIILLLGFELNASIYSLRRRNKTFTTPKKL is encoded by the coding sequence ATGACAAAAGAAATAGAAGATAAACTAGAACAAGTTCCCATTATTAATATTTTGGTGCGTTTTGGTAAAAAGATAAAAATCCCTGGTTTACAAGGAATGTCTTTATACGATTTACTAGAAATGTATATTTTAGGTATTGTTAAAGGCGCCTTAACAACGCGTGCTGGTGGAATTGCATATAGTTTTTTTATGGCAATTTTTCCGTTTCTATTATTTGTGTTAACGTTAATTCCGTACATTTCTATTAATGGTTTTCAAGACGGATTGATGTCTTTAATTTCAGAAGTTTTACCACCAAAAACCTTTGAAGCAAGTCAGTTAGTAATTCAAGATATTTTAGTAAACCAAAAAGCAGGATTGTTATCATTTGGATTTTTAGCGTCTATTTTTTTAATGACAAATGGTGTGAATGCCATTTTTGGGGCATTCGAATATTCGTACCATGTAAAAGAAGTGCGAAGTGTTGTAAGAGCGTATATAATTTCGTTAGGCGTTTCTTTAGTAATGGTGTTTTTCTTAGTCGTTACCGTGGCGTTAATCATTTTTTATCAAATAGGATTAGACAAATTAATAGCGCGTGGTTGGTTAGATAATGATATTTTTTGGTTGCAAATAGGGAAAGGATTTTTATTTATCGCCATGGTTTTTACCATTGTTTCTATGTTGTACCATTTTGGAACAAAATCTGGAAAACATTCTAATTTCTTTTCGCCAGGAGCAATTTTCACCACCATCTTATCCATTTTTACGTTCTATTTATTTAGTATTTATGTAACCGAATTTTCTAAATACAACGAGCTGTACGGCTCAATCGGAACCTTATTAATATCGATGTTATTTGTGTGGTTAAATGCAATTATCTTATTATTAGGTTTCGAACTTAACGCAAGTATTTATAGTTTAAGACGCAGAAATAAAACCTTTACAACTCCCAAAAAATTATAA
- a CDS encoding pentapeptide repeat-containing protein, with protein MIDNYFDSETYLKADFTKTNIKKGEYDNCTFTNCNFENVHASNIQFVECEFIDCNLSNTIVTNTAFKEVNFMRCKMIGVKFNECDSFLLQLSFNACQLNFSSFYQLKIPKTSFKDCNLDAVDFTETDLNMALFEDCDLKNAIFTQTNLEKANFITSTNFYIDPENNRLKGAKFSKENIEGLLQKYNIVIE; from the coding sequence ATGATAGACAATTACTTCGATAGCGAAACGTATTTAAAAGCTGATTTCACAAAAACCAACATCAAAAAAGGAGAATATGACAATTGTACTTTTACCAATTGTAATTTTGAAAATGTGCACGCGTCAAATATTCAGTTTGTAGAATGTGAATTTATCGATTGTAATTTAAGCAACACCATTGTTACAAATACTGCTTTTAAAGAGGTGAATTTTATGAGATGTAAAATGATTGGCGTAAAATTTAATGAATGCGATTCGTTTTTATTACAACTAAGTTTTAATGCGTGTCAGTTAAATTTTTCATCGTTTTATCAATTAAAGATTCCAAAAACGTCATTTAAAGATTGTAATTTAGACGCTGTAGATTTTACCGAAACTGATTTGAATATGGCTTTGTTTGAAGATTGTGATTTAAAAAATGCAATTTTTACACAAACCAATTTAGAAAAAGCTAATTTTATCACTTCGACTAATTTTTATATCGATCCAGAAAACAATCGTTTAAAAGGAGCGAAGTTTTCTAAAGAAAATATTGAGGGATTGTTACAAAAGTATAATATTGTTATTGAATGA
- the nadC gene encoding carboxylating nicotinate-nucleotide diphosphorylase — protein MISQQQFETELKIIITNAIREDVGEGDHTSLSCIPTDAKGKAKLLVKEDGIIAGVAFAKMIFKQVDADLQIETLINDGEKVTFGDIVFYVSGRSQSILKAERLVLNSMQRMSAIATKTRFFADLLKGTKTKVLDTRKTTPGIRAIEKWAVKIGGGENHRFALYDMVMIKDNHIDFAGGITEAINKTKAYLKQNNIDIKIIVEARNLEEIQEILDCGGVYRILIDNFNYEDTRKAVALIGNTCLTESSGGINEETIRKYADCGVDFISSGALTHSVYNMDLSLKAV, from the coding sequence ATGATATCACAACAACAATTTGAAACGGAATTAAAAATCATTATTACCAATGCCATTCGAGAAGATGTTGGAGAAGGAGATCACACATCACTTTCTTGTATTCCTACGGATGCAAAAGGCAAAGCAAAATTATTGGTAAAAGAAGACGGAATTATTGCTGGTGTTGCCTTTGCGAAGATGATTTTTAAACAAGTTGATGCAGATTTACAAATTGAAACCTTGATAAACGACGGGGAAAAAGTAACATTTGGAGACATCGTTTTTTATGTTTCTGGGCGTTCTCAATCTATTTTAAAAGCAGAACGTTTGGTGTTAAATTCCATGCAACGCATGAGTGCAATTGCAACGAAAACACGCTTTTTTGCTGATTTATTAAAAGGCACAAAAACAAAAGTTTTAGACACACGAAAAACAACACCCGGAATTAGAGCTATCGAAAAATGGGCAGTTAAAATTGGTGGCGGAGAAAATCATCGTTTTGCGTTGTATGATATGGTAATGATTAAAGACAATCACATTGATTTTGCTGGCGGAATTACAGAGGCAATTAACAAAACAAAAGCGTATTTAAAACAAAATAATATTGATATCAAAATTATTGTAGAAGCAAGAAACTTAGAAGAAATTCAAGAAATTTTAGATTGTGGTGGCGTGTATAGAATTTTAATCGACAATTTTAATTACGAAGATACTCGCAAAGCAGTTGCATTAATTGGCAATACATGTTTAACAGAATCTTCTGGCGGAATTAACGAAGAAACCATCAGAAAATATGCAGATTGTGGCGTAGATTTTATTTCTTCTGGCGCGTTAACACATTCGGTTTATAATATGGATTTAAGTTTAAAAGCTGTTTAA
- the rlmH gene encoding 23S rRNA (pseudouridine(1915)-N(3))-methyltransferase RlmH, whose protein sequence is MKIKLLAIGKTDDKNLHQLIEVYQKRLQHYIKFELELISDIKNVKNLSEVQQKEKEGELILSKLQNTDQLVLLDDKGKQFTSIEFSQYLQKKMNAGIKQLVLVIGGPYGFSDAVYKKAQGKLSLSKMTFSHQMIRLFIVEQIYRGFTILKNEPYHHE, encoded by the coding sequence ATGAAAATCAAACTTCTCGCCATCGGAAAAACAGATGATAAAAATTTGCATCAATTAATTGAAGTGTATCAAAAACGTTTGCAACATTATATTAAATTTGAATTAGAACTGATTTCTGACATTAAAAATGTAAAGAATTTAAGTGAGGTTCAGCAAAAAGAAAAAGAGGGAGAATTGATATTGAGCAAATTGCAAAACACCGATCAATTAGTTTTGTTAGATGACAAAGGAAAGCAGTTTACATCCATAGAATTTTCTCAGTATTTACAAAAGAAAATGAATGCAGGAATTAAACAATTGGTTTTGGTAATTGGCGGACCTTATGGTTTTTCTGATGCCGTTTATAAAAAAGCACAAGGTAAATTATCGCTTTCTAAAATGACATTTTCTCATCAAATGATTCGCTTATTTATTGTGGAACAAATTTATAGAGGATTTACCATTTTGAAGAATGAACCATATCATCACGAATAA
- a CDS encoding helix-turn-helix domain-containing protein has product MIESFLFLLTGIIGVITLLLMVRSYKSNPFCNFFLVLIISVISFRFLLHGSYKFGLQTVLNPDIGIYSIFYLIIIPCFYLYYKYLILQNKPYNFKDLKHVVFILVLFFINANETIENSFIFYFGAMTNFFFIGMFILFYSILTFTFLSKKIWFRKNLLLNSKHFNLVKKWTLYLFTINTLVGVLLLVSLYTEANKGSNLTGKSMASFLLLFWLFMFFKILTSPEILFGLPILNRTLLKFNDSLIEKKEVETFNENVSNNWVLETEGNKNSQDKRLQENIRANIVSYIKEVDNLSIKKVIFRSSKISQNDIAEILGVPTSHIVYLFKYHSKISFSEYRMSSRIQDAITLIKEGFLNTETFESLAFKIGFSSYNPFFIAFKKGTTYSPQDYVKAKKKQTLFIRDDMVHSSKW; this is encoded by the coding sequence TTGATAGAATCATTTTTATTTTTATTGACAGGCATTATTGGAGTTATAACCCTTCTTTTAATGGTTAGGTCTTATAAATCTAACCCTTTTTGTAATTTTTTTCTAGTATTAATTATTAGTGTAATTTCATTTCGTTTTTTACTTCATGGTAGTTATAAATTTGGACTACAGACAGTTTTAAATCCAGACATAGGGATATATTCAATATTTTATTTAATTATTATTCCTTGTTTTTATCTATATTATAAATACTTAATACTTCAAAATAAACCCTATAATTTTAAAGATTTAAAACACGTTGTTTTTATTCTTGTCCTATTTTTTATTAACGCAAATGAAACTATAGAAAATAGTTTTATATTTTATTTTGGCGCGATGACTAATTTCTTTTTTATAGGCATGTTTATATTATTCTATTCAATATTAACCTTTACTTTCTTAAGTAAGAAAATATGGTTTAGAAAAAATTTACTTTTAAATAGTAAGCATTTTAATTTGGTTAAAAAATGGACATTATATTTATTTACTATTAACACACTTGTTGGCGTCCTACTATTAGTATCATTGTACACCGAAGCTAATAAAGGCAGTAACCTTACAGGGAAATCAATGGCTAGTTTTTTATTATTATTTTGGTTATTTATGTTTTTTAAAATTTTAACATCTCCAGAAATATTATTTGGGCTTCCAATACTTAATAGAACTTTACTTAAATTTAATGATTCTCTAATTGAAAAGAAAGAGGTTGAAACATTTAATGAAAATGTAAGTAATAATTGGGTTTTAGAAACTGAGGGTAATAAGAACAGTCAAGATAAGAGATTGCAAGAAAATATTAGAGCTAACATTGTAAGTTATATTAAAGAAGTTGATAATTTAAGTATTAAAAAAGTGATTTTTCGTAGCTCAAAAATTTCACAAAATGATATCGCTGAAATTTTAGGGGTGCCTACAAGCCATATTGTTTATTTATTTAAATATCATTCTAAAATTTCTTTTTCTGAATACAGAATGAGTAGTAGGATACAAGATGCTATTACGCTTATAAAAGAAGGTTTTTTAAATACAGAAACTTTTGAGTCTTTAGCTTTCAAAATAGGCTTTTCATCTTATAACCCGTTTTTTATTGCTTTTAAAAAAGGAACAACATATTCTCCTCAAGATTATGTTAAAGCTAAAAAAAAACAAACCTTATTTATTCGTGATGATATGGTTCATTCTTCAAAATGGTAA
- a CDS encoding non-canonical purine NTP diphosphatase translates to MKLVFATNNLNKLAEVQKMLPSSIQLLSLSDLNCFDEIEETETTLEGNAQLKANYITEKFGYNCFADDTGLEVESLNGNPGVYSARYAGTENNSEKNMQKLLSELKDKSNRKAQFRTAIALNLNNEQFLFEGICKGEILTKKQGEKGFGYDPVFKPNGFNNSFAEITSEEKNSISHRGNAIQQLIRFLIKNKT, encoded by the coding sequence ATGAAACTTGTATTTGCAACAAACAATCTCAACAAATTAGCAGAAGTTCAAAAAATGCTACCAAGCTCAATTCAATTATTAAGTTTGAGTGATCTCAATTGTTTTGATGAAATTGAAGAAACTGAAACAACCTTAGAAGGAAATGCACAGTTAAAAGCAAATTATATTACAGAAAAATTTGGTTACAATTGTTTTGCAGATGATACTGGTTTAGAAGTTGAAAGTTTAAATGGCAATCCTGGAGTTTATTCTGCAAGATATGCAGGTACAGAAAACAATTCTGAAAAAAATATGCAAAAATTATTATCAGAATTAAAAGATAAATCGAATAGAAAAGCACAATTTAGAACTGCCATTGCATTGAATTTAAACAACGAGCAATTTTTGTTTGAGGGAATTTGCAAAGGCGAAATTTTAACAAAAAAACAAGGTGAAAAAGGTTTTGGTTATGATCCTGTTTTTAAACCAAACGGATTCAACAATTCTTTTGCAGAAATAACATCAGAAGAAAAAAATAGCATTTCTCATAGAGGAAATGCCATTCAACAACTTATACGTTTTTTAATAAAAAATAAAACCTAA
- a CDS encoding FecCD family ABC transporter permease, giving the protein MKNKTYTKQFILLLVLVVVLCIVNISFGSVSIPFKDIFAIFLGDETIKESWQTIILNFRLPKAITAILVGSGLSISGLLMQTLFRNPLAGPFVLGISSGASLGVALLILGSSFFGGIAFLESTNWSIAIASSLGSFLVLSAVILAANKVRNTMSILIIGLMFGSFTAAVISVLSYFSEAQQIQQYVFWSFGSLGNLSWDELTVFITIYLIGFTGVFAIIKPLNSFLLGEKYAKSLGINIKQSRIIILVITSLLTGVITAFSGPIAFIGLAVPHIAKLIFTTSNHKILIPATAITGAIVLLICDIIAQLPTLEYTLPINAITSLFGAPVVIWLLIRKKKIYV; this is encoded by the coding sequence ATGAAAAACAAAACATATACAAAACAATTTATATTACTACTAGTTTTAGTAGTGGTTTTGTGCATTGTAAATATTAGTTTTGGTTCAGTTTCTATTCCTTTTAAAGATATTTTCGCTATCTTTTTAGGCGATGAAACCATTAAGGAAAGTTGGCAAACCATCATTCTAAATTTTAGGTTACCAAAAGCAATTACAGCTATTTTAGTCGGTTCTGGATTGTCAATAAGTGGTTTATTAATGCAAACATTATTTAGAAATCCGTTAGCCGGCCCCTTTGTGTTAGGAATCTCTTCTGGAGCAAGTTTAGGAGTTGCATTGCTTATTTTAGGTTCTTCCTTTTTTGGCGGAATTGCTTTTTTAGAATCTACCAATTGGTCCATTGCAATCGCATCGAGTTTAGGTTCTTTTTTAGTCTTATCCGCAGTTATTTTAGCAGCAAACAAAGTACGAAATACCATGTCGATTTTAATTATCGGATTGATGTTTGGTAGTTTTACGGCTGCAGTCATTAGCGTTTTATCTTATTTTAGTGAAGCACAACAAATTCAACAATATGTGTTTTGGAGTTTTGGTAGTTTAGGAAATTTATCTTGGGATGAATTAACGGTTTTTATCACCATTTACCTCATTGGTTTTACGGGAGTTTTTGCAATTATAAAGCCGTTGAACAGTTTTTTATTAGGAGAAAAATACGCAAAAAGCTTAGGAATTAACATCAAACAAAGTAGAATTATTATTTTGGTAATTACAAGTTTGTTAACAGGAGTAATTACTGCCTTTTCTGGCCCAATTGCTTTTATCGGATTGGCCGTTCCACATATTGCAAAATTAATTTTTACCACATCAAATCATAAAATATTAATTCCGGCTACCGCAATTACCGGCGCAATTGTCTTGTTAATTTGCGATATTATAGCACAATTACCAACTCTAGAATATACGTTGCCAATCAATGCAATTACATCATTATTTGGCGCGCCTGTTGTTATTTGGTTGTTAATCAGAAAAAAGAAAATATACGTTTAA
- a CDS encoding ABC transporter ATP-binding protein: MNTSKKHIILETKNLTIGYQQKKAKKIIASDVNLAIEKGKFIALLGKNGIGKSTLLRTISKVQNQLSGDVFLNDKNLHEYSNKELATNLSLVLTERLPESQLTVFELIALGRQPYTNWIDTLSEKDIEKINVAIQLTEVEHLKEHRFYELSDGQLQRVLIARALAQDTDVIILDEPTAHLDMHHTYKIFQLLKNLVATTQKTILISTHQINLAIEIVDELIIMNSDEVISGKTEDLIEQNKFKNLFPKEILHFNKNLRQFTISKDN; this comes from the coding sequence TTGAACACTTCTAAGAAACATATCATTTTAGAAACCAAAAACTTAACTATTGGTTATCAGCAGAAAAAAGCAAAAAAAATAATTGCTTCGGATGTGAATTTAGCCATTGAAAAAGGGAAATTTATTGCCTTGTTAGGGAAAAACGGAATCGGAAAATCAACCTTATTAAGAACTATTTCTAAAGTTCAAAATCAATTATCTGGTGACGTTTTTTTAAATGATAAAAACCTACATGAATATAGCAATAAAGAATTGGCTACAAATTTAAGTTTGGTATTAACTGAACGTTTACCAGAAAGTCAATTAACTGTTTTTGAACTAATTGCACTTGGAAGGCAACCGTACACAAATTGGATTGATACTTTATCTGAAAAAGATATCGAAAAAATAAATGTCGCCATTCAACTTACCGAAGTAGAACATTTAAAAGAACATCGATTTTATGAGTTGAGCGACGGGCAATTACAACGTGTATTAATTGCCAGAGCTTTGGCGCAAGACACAGATGTCATCATTTTAGACGAACCAACTGCGCATTTAGATATGCATCATACGTATAAAATATTTCAGCTTTTAAAAAATTTGGTAGCAACTACTCAGAAAACCATCTTAATTTCTACACATCAAATTAATTTAGCCATCGAAATTGTTGATGAATTGATTATTATGAATTCTGATGAAGTAATTTCTGGAAAAACAGAAGACTTAATTGAACAAAATAAATTCAAAAATCTGTTTCCTAAAGAAATATTACATTTTAATAAAAATTTACGCCAATTTACAATTAGCAAAGACAATTAG